The nucleotide window TTATATGAAAATGACTCACTACGGTCGGTCTATCGGGCTAGCCATGCTGGCCCAACTCGGGTTAGTCGCCTTATCCAATGCGGCCCCACCCCCAGAAACAGTTAAATACATTCAACTTTGGAATAAACTCGGATCTCCCTATGAGGTTACCCACAGCGAAGTGGGCCCCAATGGTGAAATTATAGGCGCTATTTATTATCAAGCCGGCCATGACGGCAACGGCTTCCGCTCAGCAGTCCGAACGGGGGACCTTAATACCCCGAACAATTACGTTGTTTTTAAGGACTTACAATTAGCCCCGAAAGGCGAGCTGGAGTTTTGGTATACCCCCTTCTGGAACAGCCCGGCCGTGGGGCATGTGGTCGACCTCATGTATTACACCGCAAAGGGCTACACCTCAAACGATGTCTGCATGTCATTTGCCTACAATGATTGGCAAAATCGAGGGGGCACTTGGCTGGCGGATAAACCCGGCGTGGACGGTTCGATTTGTTATTTTTATCCAGGCAGCGACCCCAAGTGGACGGTGTCCACACCCATCAAAATCACCTTGAAATGGGATGGGGCATTGCCGGCGTTCACGCCCAAACTGGATTTACTCTTTAACAACAGTACGCCCGCCCCCTATGAACAGGCAATTTGGGGCAATGGTGGGACTATGGTGTGGAGCACCCCGATGGACTTGCTGGTGGGCTGCCGCCCCTACCCAACGACCTGGGTGAACCACCCATGGGAACCCAACGTCGATGGGGTCATCGATGAACTCAAAATTTGGGCCTTCACCACCCGCCCCGTTGCCAACGCCGGCCCGGACCAGGGCGTGATCAAAAACGACTGGGTCCAACTCGATGGCTCCGGTTCCTTTGATTTTGATGGAGAAACGATTACCTATGCATGGAACCTCGCCAGCAAGCCGCTAGGAAGTTCCGCAACCCTATCCAGCCCCACCTCGCCCACGCCACAATTCCAAGCAGATCTAATTGGCGCTTATAAGGTGGAATTAATCGTCAGTGACGGCCATGTCACCAGCAGCACGGACAGCGTAATAATAAACGCGATAACCACCGAGGCAGCGTTTCTTTCGCTTGAGAAATCCGTGCATAATTTGGTGAACAACGAGTCATTAAACTCCGGCCAGGAGACAGCCTTAATAACAAAACTGGAACACGCGCTAAGCAAACTCCCCAAGAATGAAAAAGTGGCGATTAACATGACCCAAGCCTTCATCCAGCAAGTTATGGATTTGATTGCCGATGGGGTTCTTACCCTGGAAGAAGGCGCCCCATTGATCAAACTTGCCGAAAACATCATCACCAACCTGAAAAACAATTAAGTGGGTATCCGCTTCACTCATGTAGCCCCAAGGGGTTGTGGTTTGTGCGGTTCGATATCTGGGGGGTGGTCTGATCGACAATCATGCGGTAGGTTAATGGCTCTACCATAGTTGATTGCTGAACTAAGCGATAAAAGAGCATTCCTCGGCTTTTCGAAGTGCGGCGGTTAAAACGGAATGTGAATTCGTCGAGATAGTAGTCGAGGTGCTTGTACCCAACGGATCCTTGGTGAGTCCCTAGAAGCCAACGCTTTAAAAGTGAGATAACTCGGTGTGCACGGGGCAAAAGGTCGTGTGCCTTACTGGTGCGTATCACGCTTACTTCGTGAGTGTAGCCAAGTTTACTCAAACCCGAGTACCCCTTCCATCCATCGGTGTGCACCGTGCTTCCTGGGGCGATGTTCGCCTGAATGAACCCCAGTAAATTTTCGGCGGATGCGCTCTTGATGACGCTTAATCTGATACGTCCGCTGCGCTTCCCAACTTTTTCGACAGCAACCACAATCAATGCCTTATTTTGCGTTCCTCTGCCTGGATGGCCCTCCTCTAATCCGCCGAGATAAGTTTCATCAACCTCAACTCTTCCGTTCAGTAAGTCTCTGCCCGGTCGCACCATCGCACTCCTCAGCTTGTGCAACCAAGTCCACGCAGTCTGATACTTCCTCAGCCCCAAAACTCGCTGTAAGCCAAGTGCACTGGCCCCATTTTTCTGGGTCGTCAGCCACCACATCGCTTGAAACCACACCCGCAACGGCGTGCGTGTGTCTTGAAATACGGTACCGACGGTAACAGATACCTGCCTTTTACAAGCACAACATTGCCAGAGTATTACCCTAATCTTCCATGCCTTAGTGCCGCCGCAATACGGACACACGAAGCCTTTCGGCCACCTCAGCTTTACAAGATAGGCCCGGCACGCCTCTTCAGTTCCAAACCACGCATCAAACTCCTGTAAATCATGCGGGTACTCGTCCATTCACTGTGACCACAATTGGTTGTGCCTACATGAGTCAAGCGGATACCCACTAACAATTAATACCACCCACCCGAAACCTTTAGGCAGTGGTTTAATCCAAGCCCGAACGTCGGTCGGGCTTTTTCATCGGAGGGATGACCTCCATTTCGTCCCAGCCCGAACCAACCCAAACGGAGGTGAGCCCCTCGGACTGCCGGCCTGTAATCAGGCGCAACC belongs to Opitutus sp. and includes:
- a CDS encoding IS1595 family transposase, which gives rise to MDEYPHDLQEFDAWFGTEEACRAYLVKLRWPKGFVCPYCGGTKAWKIRVILWQCCACKRQVSVTVGTVFQDTRTPLRVWFQAMWWLTTQKNGASALGLQRVLGLRKYQTAWTWLHKLRSAMVRPGRDLLNGRVEVDETYLGGLEEGHPGRGTQNKALIVVAVEKVGKRSGRIRLSVIKSASAENLLGFIQANIAPGSTVHTDGWKGYSGLSKLGYTHEVSVIRTSKAHDLLPRAHRVISLLKRWLLGTHQGSVGYKHLDYYLDEFTFRFNRRTSKSRGMLFYRLVQQSTMVEPLTYRMIVDQTTPQISNRTNHNPLGLHE